A single genomic interval of Streptomyces sp. 1222.5 harbors:
- the snpA gene encoding snapalysin, with product MKSSRTSARLLALALGLASSALGAAVPAAAQTADTASAVTGTSVARYSGSVEEAANNKAFFEAVLKSVTEKRAAQPNAQAVTVYYDASQAPSFRSQIASAASIWNSSESNVKLQEASSGGADFSYREGNDPRGSYSSSNNHGSGYVFLDYTQNQQYDSVRVVTHETGHVLGLPDDYGGPCSELMSGGTAGPSCTNRYPNATERSRVDQLWANGLAQDPGKARSPETAGPHAGGVAGGGEAPNRGDAQAPSAPAITAVAPAPVLIRIG from the coding sequence ATGAAGTCGTCCCGAACGTCCGCGAGGCTCCTCGCCCTCGCTCTGGGGCTGGCCTCCAGCGCGCTGGGCGCGGCGGTGCCGGCCGCCGCCCAGACGGCCGACACCGCGTCCGCTGTCACCGGTACCTCCGTGGCGCGGTACTCCGGGTCGGTTGAGGAGGCCGCGAACAACAAGGCGTTCTTCGAGGCCGTGCTCAAATCCGTTACCGAGAAGCGTGCCGCCCAGCCGAACGCGCAGGCGGTGACCGTCTACTACGACGCCTCGCAGGCACCGAGCTTCCGTTCGCAGATAGCGAGCGCGGCCTCGATCTGGAACAGCTCCGAGTCCAACGTCAAGCTGCAGGAGGCGTCGAGCGGTGGTGCCGACTTCTCCTACCGCGAGGGCAACGACCCGCGCGGGTCCTACAGCTCCTCCAACAACCACGGAAGTGGCTACGTCTTCCTCGACTACACCCAGAACCAGCAGTACGACTCGGTCCGCGTCGTCACCCACGAGACCGGGCACGTGCTGGGCCTGCCGGACGACTACGGCGGGCCGTGCAGCGAGCTGATGTCGGGAGGCACCGCCGGCCCGTCCTGCACCAATCGCTACCCGAACGCCACCGAGCGCTCCCGTGTCGACCAGCTGTGGGCGAACGGACTCGCGCAGGACCCGGGCAAGGCACGATCACCCGAAACCGCCGGCCCGCACGCAGGCGGTGTCGCCGGTGGGGGCGAGGCACCGAACAGGGGCGATGCCCAGGCGCCCAGCGCGCCCGCGATCACCGCGGTGGCACCCGCACCCGTCCTGATCCGTATCGGCTGA
- a CDS encoding DUF4442 domain-containing protein, whose product MTSMSADQMSIGEMLAATVPMARTLNLEFLETTADKAVVSLPDQGEYHNHVGGPHAGAMFTLGESASGAIVLAAFGDQLSRAVPLAVRADIAYKKLAMGAVTATATLGRPAAEVVAELDAGQRPEFPVAIEIRRADGAVTGEMSVLWTLRPIDQEK is encoded by the coding sequence ATGACGTCCATGAGCGCAGACCAGATGTCGATCGGCGAGATGCTCGCCGCCACCGTGCCGATGGCCCGGACCCTGAACCTGGAGTTCCTGGAGACCACTGCGGACAAGGCCGTGGTGTCCCTGCCGGACCAGGGCGAGTACCACAACCACGTGGGCGGACCGCACGCCGGCGCGATGTTCACGCTCGGGGAGTCGGCCAGTGGGGCGATCGTGCTGGCCGCCTTCGGGGACCAGCTCTCGCGTGCCGTACCGCTCGCCGTGCGGGCCGACATCGCCTACAAGAAGCTGGCGATGGGCGCCGTCACCGCGACCGCCACGCTGGGCCGTCCGGCCGCCGAGGTGGTCGCCGAGCTGGACGCCGGGCAGCGCCCGGAGTTCCCGGTGGCGATCGAGATCCGGCGCGCGGACGGAGCGGTGACCGGCGAGATGAGCGTCCTGTGGACGCTGCGGCCCATCGACCAGGAGAAGTGA
- a CDS encoding RICIN domain-containing protein translates to MQSPHPPRPPYSPLPGSTGESDRTLVAQLTGPHVARHHAVALLLARHWRAARDYAVVCLTSAGPTAHLVATASFHEVLGRMTGGAVGGALRPRLLVAVRDSVRAWATDETACATLPELRRTAGGRGLSATKPGTPERRQLAERAFQALPGASQCLLWHTEVEAEPINIPAGLLGIDEPTARAALEQAREQFRTGCVRAHRELAPSRECRFYNRLLDVPIRRGGALLPEVRRHLADCEHCRHAAEQFAHFDGRLGVLLAETVLGWGARRYLDSRPGRAAAGEVEPRAEADRPVSGGRHRTGPHGRHRTALAVGVGLTALALLATALVTRSWSDDNGVPGRGAARHSPVGGTPRSTGPGTGARSAGSSSAASAGSATSAASVGESVEVARGRLRGLASGLCLDVRGDRPAPGAGVRLAHCSTAASQQWSYRVGGLLRSAADPALCLAADPGGKGVVVDGCGVRTAETSYDITVRGEILLREHPGLVLTPGSGGSATRVGIADRNGSPAQRWLLETGTGGLPHSDGGAPSSPASQGRPSQPTEGGGGRVPAGRRDADTPRVAPEGESGGLGHGDPAPRIARAGAEHQRRPSAGGGVPAPAGDLVASVSGRLTSPVAGGLTPSFAGASVPAVLGPSSG, encoded by the coding sequence GTGCAGTCCCCCCACCCCCCACGCCCGCCGTATTCGCCACTGCCCGGTTCGACCGGGGAGTCCGACCGCACTCTCGTCGCCCAGCTCACCGGTCCGCATGTCGCCCGTCACCACGCCGTCGCCCTGCTGCTCGCCCGGCACTGGCGGGCCGCCCGTGACTACGCCGTCGTCTGTCTGACCTCTGCCGGACCCACCGCCCACCTGGTGGCCACCGCCTCCTTCCACGAAGTCCTCGGCCGTATGACGGGCGGCGCGGTCGGCGGAGCGCTGCGCCCCCGACTCCTGGTCGCCGTCCGCGACAGCGTCCGCGCCTGGGCGACGGACGAGACCGCCTGCGCCACCCTGCCGGAATTGCGCAGAACCGCAGGTGGCCGCGGACTCAGTGCGACAAAGCCCGGCACACCGGAAAGGCGACAGCTCGCCGAACGCGCTTTCCAAGCTCTTCCCGGCGCCTCGCAATGCCTTCTCTGGCATACCGAGGTCGAGGCGGAGCCCATAAACATACCCGCCGGTCTGCTGGGTATCGACGAGCCCACCGCGAGGGCCGCACTGGAGCAGGCACGCGAACAATTCCGCACCGGTTGCGTACGCGCCCACCGCGAACTCGCGCCCTCCAGGGAATGCCGTTTCTACAACCGGCTCCTCGACGTCCCCATTCGGCGTGGCGGTGCTCTGCTGCCCGAAGTGCGCCGGCATCTCGCGGATTGCGAACACTGCCGGCACGCCGCCGAGCAGTTCGCCCACTTCGACGGCCGCCTCGGGGTGCTGCTCGCCGAGACCGTGCTCGGCTGGGGTGCCCGCCGTTACCTCGACTCGCGCCCAGGGCGCGCCGCGGCCGGGGAGGTCGAGCCGCGGGCGGAGGCGGACCGTCCGGTGAGCGGCGGCCGTCATCGCACCGGACCGCACGGCCGTCACCGTACGGCGCTGGCCGTAGGCGTCGGGCTGACCGCGCTCGCGCTGCTCGCCACCGCCCTCGTGACGCGGAGCTGGTCCGATGACAACGGTGTCCCCGGGCGGGGCGCCGCCCGGCACTCCCCGGTCGGCGGCACACCTCGTTCGACCGGGCCCGGCACCGGCGCGCGTTCCGCCGGCTCGTCCTCGGCGGCGTCGGCCGGTTCCGCCACCTCCGCCGCCTCGGTCGGCGAGTCGGTGGAGGTCGCCCGCGGCAGGCTGCGCGGCCTCGCCTCCGGGCTCTGCCTGGACGTGCGCGGCGACCGGCCGGCCCCGGGCGCGGGCGTACGGCTCGCGCACTGCTCCACGGCGGCCTCGCAGCAGTGGTCGTACCGGGTCGGCGGACTGCTGCGCAGCGCCGCCGACCCCGCCCTCTGCCTGGCGGCCGATCCCGGCGGGAAGGGCGTCGTGGTGGACGGCTGTGGGGTGCGCACGGCGGAGACGTCCTACGACATCACCGTGCGCGGCGAGATCCTCCTTCGTGAACACCCGGGCCTCGTGCTGACGCCGGGTTCGGGCGGATCAGCCACCCGGGTGGGGATCGCGGACCGGAACGGCTCGCCGGCGCAGCGATGGCTGCTGGAGACGGGCACGGGCGGGCTGCCGCACTCCGACGGCGGAGCGCCGTCGTCACCGGCGTCGCAGGGCCGGCCGTCGCAACCGACGGAGGGTGGGGGCGGACGGGTGCCCGCAGGGCGAAGAGACGCCGATACGCCTCGCGTGGCCCCCGAGGGGGAGAGTGGCGGCCTCGGGCACGGTGACCCGGCCCCGCGCATCGCCCGGGCGGGCGCGGAGCATCAGCGGCGGCCGTCCGCCGGCGGTGGCGTGCCGGCGCCGGCCGGTGATCTCGTCGCCTCGGTCTCCGGCCGGCTGACGTCGCCCGTCGCGGGCGGGCTGACGCCGTCGTTCGCCGGCGCTTCCGTACCGGCTGTCCTGGGCCCGTCCTCCGGCTGA
- a CDS encoding type I polyketide synthase, giving the protein MTSLVRAHDLILCLTPFGEPDAALAAAACAAGALGVLDLGTGDRRCREELSRLGRAVPGRFGVRVTGRCALSPAELAGGPDTVILAPDAPWPVNRLGPEYRVLAEVTDSERAREAVRDGAHGLIARGAEAGGRIGELSTFVLLQQLLADDELAGVPVWACGGVGPHTAAAAVAGGAAGVVLDSQLALLAESSLPESVRAALRSLDGSETVVLGGHRVLRRRGPGTPRPPADDPETVAPLLGARDLRAQLLPLGQDGFLAARFADRWTDVRGVVCAVSAAIRGLADAAPADGADLVNGSAPADGPGREGADRANGTAGRNGAAGPNAAAGPNSAAGPNSAGGPSGAAGPHGRADAEYPAFAGALRPGSVMSRALGTRLPVAQGPMTRVSDQAGFAAAVARDGALPFLALALADGERTRSMLTEARAVLDGRPWGVGVLGFAPEDIRNAQLEAVRELRPTHAIIAGGRPAQAEALEGAGIRTFLHVPSPGLLRQFLEAGARRFVFEGSECGGHVGPRASFPLWEAQLAVIEDFLADTTGPGDDAAHGLEIFFAGGIHDERSAAMVAALAAPLTARGAAVGVLMGTAYLFTEEAVAHGAVQPLFQHQVLAATATALLETAPGHATRCVPSPFTHDYRDREAALRTAGVPDREVWEALERLNVGRLRIASKGLERTADGALRAVAEERQLTDGMFMAGEVAVLRTATTGMADLHRSVTDGAADFLAARTAPLARTAELARAAHASWPNPGSTAEPLPPAPLDVAIVGMACMFPQAPDLATFWANVVSGHDAVTEVPPDRWDPAVHHAVGSTASVWGGFLPRIPFDPLRYGIPPASLGSIEPVQLLSLEAARRALDDAGYGERGREFDRSRTSVVFGAEAGSDLSNAVTLRAVLPAYYGRVPDGLDEQLPRLTEDSFPGMLANVISGRIANRLDLGGANYTVDAACASSLAALDVACKELVSGTSDVVLCGGADLHNGINDYVLFSSVHALSPTGRSRAFDASADGIALGEGVACVVLKRLADAERDGDRIYGVVKGLGSASDGRSLGLTAPRPEGQRAALERAYRNAGVSPADVGLVEAHGTGTVVGDRTELTVLGEVFTEAGARTAGCALGSVKSQIGHTKCAAGLAGLIKTTLALYTGVTPPTVHLERPNQAWAEDGSPFVFHTRARPWTAPAAERLAGVSAFGFGGTNFHAVLSAHEGALPPRRTLDAWPAELFLFRGRDTAAAHREVRELLRAAEAEGRPWRLRDLALAAARRADTSTEPVRAALVSRDTVELAGQLRRILAGEDDPAAGVHLADRTDGDAGPDGARRTDPAPAGKVAFLFPGQGSQRTGMLGDLLIALPELRHYLHLGRVHEDLIYPPAAFDDTARERHRTALTDTRTAQPALGITGLAAHAFLTAAGVRPDMAAGHSYGELSALAAAGALDPETLLELSAERAGAILAAAGDEPGTMAAVGAGAEDVVRALRAAGAPGSVVVANLNSPEQTVISGPTADVDTAVRLLRTAGLGARRIPVACAFHSPLVSAAGERFAEVLADKTVRPPEFPVWANRTAAPYPHDPDAVRAELAAQIGSPVGFAAQIRAMYAAGARTFVEAGPGTVLTRLVGQILGDRPHRTIACEPRADSGLPGWLDALARLAVAGLPVQSTWLLRGRDAVDALRTPVPERPGWTVDGHLVRTADGALLPGALAPARRVLETTVTTDQPYGAPADRDALISEFLRTSREMIAAQRDVLLTYFGAGPAAPAAPPLPPRQLPAAPVRHAVAPPEPEPMAADGDACGPDVERLVLEIISERTGYPVDMIEPDLDLEADLSIDSIKRAEIAGELAKRLGIADGARVLDDAELEELAKARTAAAVTSWLTARTGADPDGGGQADPPVERRSAARDDGQAQATARAGERIEGLEVEAPRRLELRPVPLPAPEAADPDRVLAGRRFVLLGGGTGDGEGPGADEPAPERGTGNVAEAVAARLTGHGADVRLLGRGHLLDAGDPTPDGPLDGVVYLGALTGPDAPVLPDAFPVLRAALARGPRRLLAVRTADRTGSPRSAGLDGLFRTVAREYPDLLARVVAVHDGSAPAVADAVLAELLAPETAPVVVRTADGARQGLELVPAPLGPLGSTGAGPAGEGAAEAAALGLDRDSVVLLVGGARGITARCAATLAAASRCRIELLGRTPAPTGPEPESTATARTPVELRAALAAAPGAPKPAEINRAAGLVLAQREITTTLAELTRLGSTARYRSVDFRERDAVLQAVKEIHAEHGRLDGVVFAAGVIEDRLIAEKTPESFQRVFGTKTAGAAALFAALDDLPSAPAFTVLFGSIAAVLGNRGQADYAAANDALEALGAQWAARTGNRALTVHWGPWAPSGTHAGMVGAELGREYARRGVRLIDPDEGTAALLRELAWGDPAVRAVVHTASGW; this is encoded by the coding sequence ATGACCTCCCTTGTGCGCGCCCATGACCTGATCCTGTGCCTCACCCCCTTCGGCGAGCCCGACGCCGCCCTCGCCGCCGCGGCCTGCGCCGCGGGCGCGCTCGGCGTCCTCGACCTGGGCACCGGCGACCGAAGATGCCGGGAGGAACTCTCCAGACTGGGACGGGCCGTGCCGGGCCGGTTCGGCGTACGGGTGACCGGCCGCTGCGCCCTGAGTCCCGCCGAACTCGCCGGCGGCCCCGACACCGTGATCCTCGCACCGGACGCGCCCTGGCCGGTGAACCGACTCGGTCCCGAGTACCGGGTGTTGGCCGAGGTGACCGACTCGGAGCGGGCGCGGGAGGCCGTACGCGACGGCGCCCACGGACTGATCGCCCGGGGGGCCGAGGCCGGCGGCCGGATCGGTGAGCTGAGCACCTTCGTCCTGCTGCAACAACTGCTGGCCGACGACGAGTTGGCGGGCGTCCCCGTCTGGGCGTGCGGGGGCGTCGGACCGCACACGGCTGCCGCCGCCGTCGCGGGCGGAGCGGCCGGGGTCGTCCTCGACAGCCAGCTGGCGCTCCTGGCCGAATCCTCGCTGCCCGAGTCCGTGAGGGCCGCGCTGCGGTCCCTCGACGGCTCGGAGACCGTGGTGCTGGGCGGGCACCGGGTACTGCGTCGCCGCGGACCGGGCACGCCCCGGCCACCGGCCGACGATCCGGAGACGGTCGCGCCCCTGCTGGGCGCCCGCGACCTGCGTGCCCAACTGCTCCCGTTGGGCCAGGACGGCTTCCTGGCCGCCCGGTTCGCCGACCGGTGGACGGACGTGCGCGGTGTGGTGTGCGCCGTGTCCGCGGCGATCCGAGGACTGGCCGACGCCGCTCCGGCCGACGGAGCCGACCTGGTGAACGGCTCGGCTCCGGCCGACGGACCCGGACGGGAGGGCGCCGACCGGGCGAACGGAACCGCGGGACGGAACGGTGCCGCCGGGCCGAACGCTGCCGCCGGGCCGAACAGCGCCGCCGGGCCGAACAGCGCCGGCGGACCCAGCGGCGCCGCCGGACCGCACGGCCGTGCCGACGCCGAATACCCCGCGTTCGCCGGTGCCCTGCGGCCCGGGTCCGTCATGAGCCGGGCCCTCGGTACCCGGCTGCCGGTGGCGCAGGGGCCGATGACCCGCGTCAGTGACCAGGCGGGCTTCGCCGCGGCCGTCGCCCGGGACGGGGCCCTGCCCTTCCTGGCGCTGGCCCTCGCCGACGGCGAGCGGACCCGGTCGATGCTGACCGAGGCGCGAGCCGTGCTGGACGGCCGGCCCTGGGGCGTGGGCGTGCTCGGCTTCGCACCGGAGGACATCAGAAACGCCCAGCTCGAAGCCGTACGGGAACTGCGACCCACGCACGCGATCATCGCGGGCGGCCGGCCCGCCCAGGCCGAGGCGCTGGAAGGCGCCGGGATCCGCACGTTCCTGCACGTGCCGTCGCCGGGGCTGCTGCGGCAGTTCCTGGAGGCCGGGGCACGCCGGTTCGTCTTCGAGGGCTCGGAGTGCGGCGGACACGTCGGCCCCCGGGCCTCCTTCCCGCTGTGGGAGGCCCAACTCGCCGTCATCGAGGACTTCCTGGCCGACACCACGGGCCCCGGCGACGACGCGGCCCACGGCCTGGAGATCTTCTTCGCGGGCGGCATCCACGACGAGCGGTCGGCGGCCATGGTCGCCGCCCTCGCCGCGCCCCTCACCGCACGGGGTGCCGCGGTCGGCGTCCTCATGGGCACCGCCTACCTGTTCACCGAGGAGGCCGTCGCCCACGGCGCCGTCCAGCCGCTGTTCCAGCACCAGGTGCTCGCCGCCACCGCGACCGCGCTGCTGGAGACCGCCCCCGGGCACGCGACCCGTTGTGTGCCCAGCCCCTTCACGCACGACTACCGTGACCGTGAAGCCGCGTTACGCACGGCGGGCGTGCCCGACCGGGAGGTCTGGGAGGCGTTGGAGCGCCTGAACGTGGGCCGGCTGCGCATCGCCAGCAAGGGCCTCGAGCGCACCGCCGACGGCGCCCTACGGGCCGTGGCCGAGGAACGGCAGCTCACCGACGGGATGTTCATGGCGGGCGAGGTCGCCGTTCTGCGCACGGCCACCACCGGCATGGCGGACCTGCACCGTTCCGTGACGGACGGCGCCGCCGACTTCCTCGCCGCACGCACCGCCCCACTCGCCCGGACCGCCGAGCTCGCCCGGGCCGCGCACGCGTCGTGGCCGAACCCGGGGTCCACGGCCGAACCGCTCCCTCCCGCACCGCTGGACGTCGCGATCGTCGGCATGGCCTGCATGTTCCCGCAGGCGCCCGACCTCGCCACCTTCTGGGCCAACGTCGTCTCCGGGCACGACGCCGTCACCGAGGTCCCGCCCGACCGCTGGGACCCCGCCGTGCACCACGCCGTCGGCAGCACGGCCTCCGTCTGGGGCGGCTTCCTGCCCCGCATCCCCTTCGACCCGCTGCGCTACGGCATTCCGCCCGCCTCCCTCGGCAGCATCGAACCCGTTCAGCTGCTCTCCCTGGAAGCGGCCCGCAGAGCACTGGACGACGCCGGATACGGGGAGCGGGGGCGGGAGTTCGACCGCTCGCGGACGTCCGTCGTCTTCGGTGCCGAGGCGGGCAGCGACCTGTCGAACGCCGTCACCCTGCGGGCCGTCCTGCCGGCGTACTACGGCAGGGTGCCCGACGGCCTGGACGAGCAACTGCCCCGGCTGACCGAGGACTCCTTCCCCGGCATGCTCGCCAACGTCATCTCCGGCAGGATCGCCAACCGTCTGGACCTCGGCGGCGCCAACTACACCGTCGACGCCGCCTGCGCCTCCTCCCTCGCCGCCCTCGACGTGGCCTGCAAGGAGCTCGTCTCCGGCACCAGCGACGTCGTCCTGTGCGGCGGCGCCGACCTGCACAACGGCATCAACGACTACGTGCTCTTCTCCTCCGTCCACGCGCTCTCCCCGACCGGCCGGTCCCGCGCCTTCGACGCCTCCGCCGACGGCATCGCCCTCGGTGAGGGAGTGGCCTGCGTGGTCCTCAAGCGGCTCGCCGACGCCGAACGCGACGGCGACCGGATCTACGGCGTGGTCAAGGGCCTGGGATCCGCCAGTGACGGCCGCTCCCTGGGCCTGACCGCGCCCCGCCCCGAGGGCCAGCGGGCCGCGCTGGAACGCGCGTACCGCAACGCCGGTGTCTCACCCGCCGATGTCGGCCTCGTCGAGGCCCACGGCACCGGCACCGTCGTCGGCGACCGTACCGAACTCACCGTACTGGGAGAGGTGTTCACCGAGGCGGGGGCCAGGACGGCGGGCTGCGCGCTGGGGTCCGTCAAGTCGCAGATCGGGCACACCAAGTGCGCCGCCGGCCTCGCCGGGCTGATCAAGACCACCCTCGCCCTGTACACCGGGGTCACACCGCCCACCGTGCACCTGGAGCGCCCCAACCAGGCCTGGGCGGAGGACGGCAGCCCGTTCGTCTTCCACACCCGCGCCCGGCCCTGGACGGCACCGGCCGCCGAACGTCTCGCCGGGGTCAGCGCGTTCGGATTCGGCGGCACCAACTTCCACGCGGTGCTCTCCGCCCACGAGGGCGCCCTACCGCCCCGGCGGACGCTGGACGCCTGGCCGGCCGAGCTGTTCCTGTTCCGGGGACGGGACACGGCGGCGGCCCACCGGGAGGTCAGGGAACTGCTCCGGGCCGCCGAGGCCGAGGGCCGCCCCTGGCGCCTGCGCGACCTGGCCCTCGCCGCGGCACGCCGGGCCGACACCTCGACCGAACCGGTCCGTGCCGCGCTCGTGTCCCGGGACACGGTGGAGCTGGCCGGACAGCTGCGCCGGATCCTCGCCGGGGAAGACGATCCGGCTGCTGGAGTCCACCTCGCGGACCGGACCGACGGCGACGCGGGGCCGGACGGGGCCCGGCGCACCGATCCGGCGCCGGCCGGCAAGGTGGCCTTTCTGTTCCCGGGCCAGGGCAGCCAGCGGACCGGCATGCTCGGCGACCTGCTGATCGCCCTGCCCGAACTGCGCCACTACCTGCACCTCGGCCGGGTCCACGAGGACCTGATCTATCCGCCGGCCGCCTTCGACGACACCGCCCGTGAACGCCACCGCACCGCCCTGACCGACACCCGCACCGCACAGCCCGCGCTCGGCATCACCGGCCTCGCCGCCCACGCCTTCCTCACCGCCGCGGGCGTCCGGCCGGACATGGCGGCCGGACACAGCTACGGCGAACTTTCCGCGCTCGCCGCGGCCGGCGCTCTCGATCCGGAGACGCTGCTGGAGCTGAGCGCCGAGCGGGCCGGCGCGATCCTGGCCGCGGCCGGGGACGAGCCCGGCACCATGGCGGCCGTCGGCGCCGGCGCCGAGGACGTCGTACGGGCCCTCCGGGCGGCCGGGGCGCCCGGGTCGGTCGTCGTCGCCAACCTCAACTCGCCCGAACAGACGGTGATCTCGGGACCCACGGCGGACGTGGACACCGCCGTACGCCTGCTGCGCACCGCCGGTCTCGGCGCCCGCCGCATCCCCGTGGCCTGTGCCTTCCACAGCCCGCTGGTGTCCGCGGCGGGGGAGCGGTTCGCCGAGGTCCTCGCGGACAAGACCGTACGGCCGCCCGAGTTCCCGGTGTGGGCCAACCGCACCGCCGCACCGTACCCGCACGACCCCGACGCGGTGCGCGCCGAACTCGCCGCACAGATCGGGTCCCCCGTCGGATTCGCCGCGCAGATCCGGGCGATGTACGCGGCGGGCGCGCGCACCTTCGTCGAGGCGGGCCCGGGCACGGTGCTCACCCGGCTCGTCGGGCAGATACTCGGCGACCGCCCGCACCGCACGATCGCCTGCGAACCACGTGCGGACAGCGGCCTGCCCGGCTGGCTCGACGCCCTCGCCCGCCTGGCCGTCGCGGGACTCCCCGTGCAGAGCACCTGGCTGCTGAGAGGACGCGACGCCGTCGACGCGCTGCGCACGCCGGTACCCGAGCGGCCCGGCTGGACGGTCGACGGTCACCTCGTCCGCACCGCCGACGGAGCCCTCCTGCCCGGTGCCCTCGCACCGGCCCGACGAGTCCTGGAGACGACTGTGACGACCGACCAGCCGTACGGCGCCCCCGCCGACCGGGACGCCCTGATCTCCGAGTTCCTGCGCACCAGCCGGGAGATGATCGCCGCCCAGCGCGATGTGCTGCTCACCTACTTCGGTGCCGGCCCGGCGGCGCCCGCCGCACCGCCCCTCCCGCCCCGGCAACTGCCCGCGGCACCCGTCCGGCACGCCGTGGCGCCACCGGAGCCCGAGCCCATGGCGGCCGACGGTGACGCCTGCGGGCCGGACGTCGAACGGCTCGTCCTGGAGATCATCAGCGAGCGCACCGGCTATCCCGTCGACATGATCGAGCCGGACCTCGACCTGGAGGCGGACCTGAGCATCGACTCCATCAAGCGGGCCGAGATCGCCGGTGAACTCGCCAAGCGGCTGGGCATCGCGGACGGGGCACGGGTTCTGGACGACGCCGAGCTGGAGGAACTGGCCAAGGCACGTACGGCGGCGGCGGTGACGAGCTGGCTCACGGCACGGACGGGGGCCGATCCGGACGGCGGTGGCCAGGCGGATCCACCGGTCGAGCGGCGGTCCGCGGCCCGCGACGACGGGCAGGCGCAGGCCACGGCACGAGCCGGGGAGCGGATCGAGGGGCTGGAGGTCGAAGCTCCCCGCCGTCTGGAACTGCGGCCCGTTCCGCTCCCGGCACCGGAGGCCGCCGATCCGGACCGTGTCCTGGCAGGACGCCGGTTCGTCCTCCTCGGCGGCGGTACCGGCGACGGCGAGGGGCCCGGCGCGGACGAGCCCGCTCCCGAACGCGGCACCGGAAATGTGGCCGAGGCCGTCGCGGCACGACTCACCGGGCACGGCGCGGACGTCCGGCTCCTCGGCCGTGGCCATCTCCTCGATGCGGGCGACCCCACGCCCGACGGCCCGCTCGACGGCGTGGTGTACCTGGGCGCGCTCACCGGCCCGGACGCCCCGGTGCTGCCCGACGCCTTCCCGGTGCTGCGGGCGGCGCTGGCACGCGGACCGCGCCGGCTGCTCGCGGTCCGCACCGCCGACCGGACCGGGTCACCGCGGTCCGCCGGACTCGACGGCCTGTTCCGTACCGTCGCACGCGAGTACCCGGACCTCCTGGCCCGCGTCGTCGCCGTCCACGACGGCTCGGCCCCGGCCGTCGCCGACGCCGTACTCGCCGAACTGCTCGCCCCCGAAACGGCCCCCGTCGTCGTGCGCACGGCGGACGGAGCCCGACAGGGTCTGGAGCTGGTGCCCGCACCGCTCGGCCCGCTCGGCAGCACCGGCGCCGGGCCGGCCGGCGAGGGCGCAGCCGAGGCCGCGGCGCTCGGTCTCGACCGCGACTCCGTCGTGCTGCTGGTCGGCGGCGCCCGCGGCATCACCGCGAGATGCGCGGCCACGCTCGCCGCGGCCTCCCGGTGCCGCATCGAACTGCTCGGCCGCACCCCCGCACCCACCGGCCCCGAGCCCGAGTCGACCGCCACCGCCCGCACGCCCGTCGAACTGCGGGCCGCTCTCGCCGCCGCGCCCGGCGCGCCGAAGCCCGCCGAGATCAACCGGGCCGCCGGACTGGTCCTCGCCCAGCGCGAGATCACCACGACCCTGGCCGAACTCACCCGGCTCGGCAGCACGGCCCGCTACCGCTCGGTGGACTTCCGCGAGCGGGACGCCGTCCTCCAGGCGGTCAAGGAGATCCACGCCGAACACGGCCGGCTCGACGGTGTCGTCTTCGCCGCCGGTGTCATCGAGGACCGGCTCATCGCGGAGAAGACCCCCGAGTCCTTCCAGCGCGTGTTCGGCACGAAGACGGCGGGTGCCGCCGCACTGTTCGCCGCGCTGGACGACCTGCCCTCCGCACCCGCGTTCACCGTGCTGTTCGGCAGCATCGCCGCCGTCCTCGGCAACCGCGGCCAGGCCGACTACGCCGCCGCCAACGACGCCCTGGAAGCCCTGGGCGCGCAGTGGGCCGCCCGTACGGGCAACCGGGCGCTCACCGTGCACTGGGGCCCGTGGGCACCGTCCGGTACCCACGCCGGCATGGTCGGCGCGGAACTCGGCCGCGAGTACGCCCGGCGCGGGGTACGGCTGATCGACCCCGACGAGGGCACCGCCGCCCTGCTGCGGGAACTCGCCTGGGGCGACCCGGCGGTCCGTGCCGTCGTCCACACCGCGTCGGGCTGGTGA